The Streptomyces sp. DH-12 genome has a window encoding:
- a CDS encoding formylglycine-generating enzyme family protein: MPGADFEIPVRDRADVLRGMVAVPGGPFLMGGDDEDAFPADGEGPVREVSVSPFHIDATCVTNARFAVFVKATGYRTEAESIGWSYVFGPFVHPGARHAVLPGTVPGAPWWRAVAGACWRAPEGPGSSIGDRGNHPVVHVSWNDATAYAAWAGKRLPTEAEWEKAARGGLVRARFPWGDELTPRGRHRCNIWQGDFPGHNTREDGFLGTAPVNAFAPNGYGLHNTSGNVWEWCADRFSADWHAADRPETRVDPAGPPTGGTRVLRGGSHLCHRSYCNRYRVAARTSNTPDSTTGHTGFRCVVGG; encoded by the coding sequence GTGCCCGGAGCGGACTTCGAGATCCCCGTGCGCGACCGCGCCGACGTGCTGCGCGGCATGGTCGCCGTCCCCGGCGGACCGTTCCTGATGGGCGGCGACGACGAGGACGCCTTCCCCGCCGACGGCGAGGGCCCGGTGCGCGAGGTGTCCGTCAGTCCCTTCCACATCGACGCCACCTGTGTGACCAACGCCCGGTTCGCCGTCTTCGTCAAGGCCACCGGCTACCGCACCGAGGCCGAGTCGATCGGCTGGTCCTACGTCTTCGGCCCGTTCGTCCACCCCGGGGCGCGGCACGCCGTGCTCCCCGGCACCGTCCCCGGAGCGCCCTGGTGGCGGGCCGTCGCGGGAGCCTGCTGGCGGGCCCCGGAGGGCCCCGGGTCCTCCATCGGCGACCGCGGCAACCACCCGGTGGTGCACGTGTCGTGGAACGACGCCACCGCCTACGCGGCCTGGGCCGGCAAACGGCTGCCCACCGAGGCCGAGTGGGAGAAGGCCGCCCGCGGCGGACTCGTGCGGGCCCGCTTCCCCTGGGGGGACGAGCTGACCCCGCGGGGCAGACACCGCTGCAACATCTGGCAGGGCGACTTCCCGGGGCACAACACGCGCGAGGACGGCTTCCTCGGCACCGCCCCGGTCAACGCCTTCGCGCCCAACGGCTACGGGCTCCACAACACCTCCGGCAACGTCTGGGAGTGGTGCGCCGACCGGTTCAGCGCCGACTGGCACGCCGCCGACCGGCCGGAGACCCGCGTCGACCCCGCGGGGCCGCCGACCGGGGGGACCCGGGTGCTGCGGGGAGGCTCCCACCTGTGCCACCGCTCCTACTGCAACCGCTACCGCGTGGCGGCCCGCACCTCCAACACCCCGGACAGCACCACCGGCCACACCGGCTTCCGCTGCGTCGTCGGGGGCTGA
- a CDS encoding ROK family transcriptional regulator codes for MPERPDALQRLRNAHETAVLGELRRSGALSRGELIRRVGLSRTTLFAIVSDLLQRETVVEQQAAERQRGRGRPPTEITLNPCGAELIGIELQRSRMHVVVANAAHEIVGGLRAPVPPDADPEKQAETVVAAVDDLRRERRIALAPLKGIGLGLPGFVRDPASADPRAMTPSAARIAALLEGHFDVPVVTDNNARLAALAEVTWGAARGHDNAVYLRWSDGVGGGLVIDGRLVRGAHGTAGEIGHTSCDPQGPPCHCGGRGCLEGVIRLPALLARCDERGTAVRDTDELLSLAAEGDPVVRAVLTEAAALAGRVLAALAAHTDPECVVIDGEPAALEEPVLTTIREQVRTLSLPAAPRRITVGRSALGGDAAARGAVALLLHSFGEDAEGLVPLPALGPSEPAEPVTAEGGRP; via the coding sequence ATGCCAGAACGCCCCGACGCCCTCCAGCGGTTGAGAAACGCCCACGAGACGGCCGTGCTCGGTGAACTCCGCCGCTCGGGCGCGCTGAGCCGCGGCGAACTGATACGCCGTGTCGGCCTGTCCCGCACCACCCTCTTCGCGATCGTGTCCGACCTGCTGCAGCGCGAGACGGTCGTCGAGCAGCAGGCCGCGGAGCGGCAGCGCGGACGCGGCCGCCCGCCGACGGAGATCACCCTCAACCCCTGCGGAGCCGAGCTGATCGGCATCGAACTCCAGCGCAGCCGGATGCACGTCGTCGTCGCCAACGCCGCCCACGAGATCGTGGGCGGGCTCCGCGCGCCGGTCCCGCCGGACGCGGACCCCGAGAAACAGGCGGAGACGGTCGTCGCCGCCGTCGACGACCTCCGGCGGGAGCGGCGGATCGCCCTCGCCCCCCTGAAGGGCATCGGTCTGGGCCTGCCCGGTTTCGTCCGGGACCCGGCCTCCGCCGACCCGCGCGCCATGACCCCGTCCGCCGCCCGGATCGCCGCCCTGCTGGAGGGACACTTCGACGTCCCGGTCGTCACGGACAACAACGCGCGCCTGGCCGCGCTCGCCGAGGTCACCTGGGGCGCGGCCCGCGGCCACGACAACGCCGTCTACCTGCGCTGGTCCGACGGCGTGGGCGGCGGGTTGGTGATCGACGGCCGGCTGGTGCGCGGCGCCCACGGCACCGCGGGCGAGATCGGCCACACCAGCTGCGATCCCCAGGGTCCGCCGTGCCACTGCGGAGGGCGCGGCTGCCTGGAGGGCGTGATCCGGCTGCCGGCGCTGCTGGCCCGCTGCGACGAGCGGGGGACGGCCGTGCGGGACACCGACGAACTGCTGTCCCTGGCCGCGGAGGGCGACCCCGTCGTCCGGGCCGTCCTGACCGAGGCCGCCGCCCTGGCCGGCCGGGTCCTGGCCGCGCTCGCCGCCCACACGGACCCGGAGTGCGTCGTGATCGACGGGGAACCGGCCGCCCTGGAGGAACCCGTCCTGACGACGATCAGGGAACAGGTGCGCACGCTCTCCCTGCCGGCCGCGCCCCGCCGCATCACCGTCGGCCGTTCGGCGCTGGGCGGCGACGCCGCCGCACGCGGCGCCGTCGCCCTGCTGCTGCACTCCTTCGGTGAGGACGCCGAGGGACTGGTGCCCCTGCCCGCGCTGGGTCCTTCCGAGCCCGCGGAGCCCGTCACCGCCGAGGGGGGCCGACCGTGA
- a CDS encoding sulfatase-like hydrolase/transferase, producing the protein MSPRNVLFLMTDQHRVDTLGCYGNPLVRTPALDALAAEGTRFDRFYTPTAICTPARASLATGLHPFRHGLLVNPERNGGSRDELDDSQPMFATRLMEHGYRVGHVGKWHIGRERGPESYGLDGEHLPGALNPFHHPSYTKWLQDEGFPPFAVREPVFGTAANGTGRGHLIAGRLQQPAEATLEAFLTERTLELLDRYAAGWKASGTPFMLSCHWYGPHLPYLIPDAYYDLYDPESVPLPASMAETFAGKPDVQRRYCEYWSSDDFDAAAWRKLIAVYWGYVTMIDHQVGRLLDALRSHGLWDDTAVVFTADHGEFTGAHRLNDKGPAMYEDIYRVPALVRVPGAPAQVSDDFATLIDLNPTLLDLAGVPVPEGCDGESLLPLLHGEPAAEGTRDQVVAEFHGHHFPYSQRMIRDRRHKLVFNPESVHELYDLETDPHELHNVYESPAYAGVRRGLTDRLYRELLRRGDPAYTWMSYMSDIGGGRAPDVDGVAAEVS; encoded by the coding sequence GTGTCTCCCCGCAATGTCCTGTTCCTGATGACCGACCAGCACCGGGTGGACACCCTCGGCTGCTACGGAAACCCCCTCGTGCGCACTCCGGCGCTGGACGCGCTGGCCGCGGAGGGAACCCGCTTCGACCGCTTCTACACGCCCACCGCGATCTGCACCCCGGCCCGCGCCTCCCTCGCCACCGGACTCCACCCCTTCCGGCACGGCCTGCTGGTGAACCCCGAGCGCAACGGCGGAAGCCGCGACGAACTGGACGACTCCCAGCCGATGTTCGCCACCCGGCTCATGGAGCACGGGTACCGGGTCGGCCATGTCGGCAAGTGGCACATCGGCCGGGAACGCGGCCCCGAGTCCTACGGCCTGGACGGCGAGCACCTGCCGGGCGCGCTCAACCCCTTCCACCACCCCTCGTACACGAAGTGGCTCCAGGACGAGGGCTTCCCGCCCTTCGCCGTCCGCGAGCCGGTCTTCGGCACCGCCGCCAACGGCACCGGCCGCGGCCACCTCATCGCCGGCCGGCTCCAGCAGCCCGCCGAGGCCACCCTCGAGGCGTTCCTCACCGAGCGCACCCTCGAACTCCTCGACCGCTACGCGGCCGGCTGGAAGGCGAGCGGCACGCCGTTCATGCTCTCCTGCCACTGGTACGGGCCGCACCTGCCGTACCTGATCCCCGACGCGTACTACGACCTCTACGACCCGGAGTCGGTGCCGCTGCCCGCCTCCATGGCCGAGACGTTCGCCGGCAAGCCGGACGTCCAGCGCCGCTACTGCGAGTACTGGTCGTCGGACGACTTCGACGCGGCCGCCTGGCGCAAGCTCATCGCCGTCTACTGGGGCTACGTCACCATGATCGACCACCAGGTCGGGCGGCTCCTCGACGCCCTGAGGAGCCACGGCCTGTGGGACGACACGGCCGTCGTCTTCACCGCCGACCACGGCGAGTTCACCGGAGCCCACCGGCTCAACGACAAGGGCCCGGCGATGTACGAGGACATCTACCGCGTCCCCGCCCTCGTCCGGGTCCCCGGCGCCCCCGCCCAGGTGTCGGACGACTTCGCGACCCTGATCGACCTCAACCCCACGCTCCTCGACCTGGCCGGGGTGCCCGTCCCCGAGGGGTGCGACGGGGAGAGCCTGCTGCCGCTGCTGCACGGCGAACCGGCCGCGGAGGGGACCCGCGACCAGGTGGTCGCCGAGTTCCACGGCCACCACTTCCCGTACTCCCAGCGCATGATCCGCGACCGGCGCCACAAGCTGGTCTTCAACCCGGAGAGCGTGCACGAGCTGTACGACCTGGAGACCGACCCGCACGAACTGCACAACGTGTACGAGTCACCGGCCTACGCCGGGGTGCGCCGCGGCCTGACCGACCGGCTCTACCGCGAGCTGCTGCGCCGGGGCGACCCCGCCTACACCTGGATGAGCTACATGTCCGACATCGGCGGCGGGCGCGCGCCGGACGTCGACGGTGTGGCGGCGGAGGTGTCGTGA
- a CDS encoding ABC transporter permease: MKEQLTVGGRAVSGGAGAPEGTGAEKTRTGASRGGRPRGGGESRTRRVLLGVASALLGPLVWVLLAHSGIDDFPGPLEVARRAVEMLGEGTLLEDAGASLKRVLTGYVLGVALAVPVGFLMGWYPVVRRLVEPWLQFFRMVPPLAIIPLAIVLMGIGETPKVFVIFLASFLSCVVSTFQGVVAVDVTLVNAARVLGARDPQIFLGVVVPASTPFILVGMRIGLGASWATVVAAELIAAQGGLGFRMQQAQLYFDLPTIFVQLIAIGTIGLVMDRLLLLAERRLTHWQERR, encoded by the coding sequence GTGAAGGAGCAACTCACCGTCGGCGGACGGGCCGTGTCCGGCGGCGCCGGGGCCCCGGAGGGCACCGGCGCGGAGAAGACCCGGACCGGCGCGTCCCGGGGCGGACGGCCGCGGGGCGGCGGCGAGAGCCGTACGCGCCGGGTGCTGCTCGGCGTCGCCTCGGCACTCCTCGGACCGCTGGTCTGGGTCCTGCTCGCGCACAGCGGCATCGACGACTTCCCCGGGCCGCTCGAAGTGGCCCGCCGCGCCGTCGAGATGCTCGGTGAGGGCACCCTCCTCGAGGACGCGGGGGCGAGCCTGAAGCGCGTGCTCACCGGCTACGTCCTCGGGGTCGCCCTCGCGGTCCCCGTCGGCTTCCTCATGGGCTGGTACCCGGTCGTGCGCCGGCTGGTCGAGCCCTGGCTGCAGTTCTTCCGCATGGTGCCGCCGCTGGCGATCATCCCGCTGGCCATCGTCCTCATGGGCATCGGCGAGACCCCGAAGGTCTTCGTCATCTTCCTGGCCTCGTTCCTGTCCTGCGTCGTCTCCACCTTCCAGGGCGTCGTCGCCGTCGACGTGACCCTCGTCAACGCCGCCCGGGTGCTGGGCGCGCGGGACCCGCAGATCTTCCTCGGGGTCGTCGTGCCCGCCTCCACCCCGTTCATCCTGGTCGGCATGCGGATCGGCCTCGGCGCCTCCTGGGCGACCGTGGTCGCGGCCGAACTCATCGCCGCCCAGGGCGGACTGGGCTTCCGGATGCAGCAGGCGCAGCTCTACTTCGACCTGCCCACCATCTTCGTCCAGCTGATCGCCATCGGAACCATCGGACTCGTCATGGACCGGCTGCTGCTCCTCGCCGAGCGCCGGCTGACCCACTGGCAGGAGCGGAGGTAG
- a CDS encoding ABC transporter ATP-binding protein: MPTIAFREVTRRFPVKGGDFLALDRVGLDIADGEFVTVVGPSGCGKSTLLNIAAGLQEATAGEVTVDGVPVRGPAPERGVIFQQYALFPWMTVAANVEYGLKVRGVGRAERRRRAREVIDLVGLTDFADALPKTLSGGMKQRCAIARAYAVDPKILLMDEPFGALDSLTRVRMQESLLDTWSRDRRTVMFITHDVDEAVYLGNRVVVMAARPGRVHRIIPVGLPYPRTEEQRLSPAFAELRARVWSAVHHQPAPHEGITS; encoded by the coding sequence GTGCCCACCATCGCCTTCCGCGAGGTGACCCGCCGCTTCCCGGTGAAAGGCGGCGACTTCCTGGCCCTGGACCGGGTCGGCCTCGACATCGCCGACGGCGAGTTCGTCACCGTCGTCGGCCCCTCCGGCTGCGGCAAGAGCACCCTGCTGAACATCGCGGCGGGACTGCAGGAGGCCACCGCCGGCGAGGTCACCGTCGACGGCGTGCCCGTGCGCGGTCCCGCTCCCGAACGCGGGGTCATCTTCCAGCAGTACGCCCTCTTCCCCTGGATGACCGTGGCCGCCAACGTCGAGTACGGGCTCAAGGTCAGGGGCGTGGGCAGGGCGGAGCGCCGCCGCAGGGCGCGCGAGGTCATCGACCTCGTCGGGCTGACCGACTTCGCCGACGCCCTGCCCAAGACCCTCTCCGGGGGGATGAAGCAGCGCTGCGCCATCGCCCGCGCCTACGCCGTCGACCCGAAGATCCTGCTCATGGACGAGCCCTTCGGGGCGCTGGACTCCCTGACCCGGGTCCGCATGCAGGAGTCGCTGCTCGACACCTGGAGCCGGGACCGGCGCACCGTCATGTTCATCACCCACGACGTGGACGAGGCGGTCTACCTCGGCAACCGCGTCGTCGTCATGGCCGCCCGCCCGGGCCGCGTCCACCGGATCATCCCCGTCGGCCTGCCGTACCCGCGCACGGAGGAACAGCGGCTCTCCCCCGCGTTCGCCGAGCTGCGCGCCCGGGTGTGGAGCGCCGTCCACCACCAGCCGGCCCCCCACGAAGGGATCACGTCGTGA